The Novosphingobium resinovorum nucleotide sequence GAAACAAGGCCGCAAAGCACGTCCAGGGGTGAGCGGCACTGGAGGAACTTTGCTCGGCTTTGCAGCGCCGATGGTGATACGCCGCCTCGGCCCCCTTGGCCTCATCACCGCAGTCGCAGGCGGGCACGTTTACAAGCGCTACACCGACCGGCGGGCAGCTGAACAGCAAAAAGTCGCGCGGCCCAGCGGATTTGCAGAGCCCACGCGGAAACAGGCTTGATCCTATCCTGCAGCCGCAATCCGCCCGCTGCGAGCGTGTTGCGGGCAGGCTAAGGCGCGGGACGTTAGGATCGACCGTGCTCTGATCCACGTGGTTGTGGCTGAGCAGCTTATGAGTGCCGGGCACGGGGCCCGGCGCTCAGCCAGTGAACACGCTCTCGCCGAACAATACCGCGTCACCCAACTGCGCGCGAACCGCGAGGAAACCCGCCCATCAACAGCCCCCGAGCGCGTCCCCTTCCTTGAGGACACTACTGAGCACAACGGTTTACCTGAAATTTCTTTTTCTTTCTCAACCCGTTGCTTAGCGGCCTCCTCCCTCGTTTGCATGGCCCGACACCTTGACGCAGCGGCGGCCAGAATGAAACATATAGCGAACACATGAGTCGCTGTTGACCAATAATCCTGCAAACCGCCCTTCCCTCCCGGCTGCCTGCCGAGCACCTTGCCGCACTACGCGCCCAGATCGCGCAGGTGCAGGCAGCGCGCGGCCCGGTGCTGCCGTTCGGCCTGCCGCAAATCGACACGCGCCTCGCCAGCGGCGGCCTTGATGGCGCTGCGCTTCACGAGATCGCCGGCGCCAGCGCCAGCTGGAGCGACGATGCTGCCGCCACCCTGATTGCTGCGGGCCTCGCCGCGCGCTTTGCTGCCGATCAGGGCATGACCGTGCTGTGGGCGCTTAGCCGCATCGACCTGTATGCTCCGGGCTTCGAACAGGTCGGGCTCGGCCCGGCAAGGTGCTCAATCCCCAGGGCAGAAAGGATTCCGAAGTCCTTGCACTAGCCGAAGATGCTTTGCGCGACGGATCGCTGGCCTGCGTCATCGCCGAGGTCAAAGCCGCCGACCAGACCGTCACCCGGCGCCTGCAGCTGGCTGCGTCCGATGCGCGAACCCCGATGCTTCTCTACCGGCGGCATCGTTCGCGCGAGCGCAGCCCGCTGGCTCAGCCCTCCGCTGCAATGACGCGCTGGAGCATCGCAGCGGCGCCTTCCACCGCGCTACCCCATGCCGGCATCGGCCGAAGAACAGGCCGAGGACCGGCTTGGACTGGTCAGCGGCCGTCACCGCGTCGAGTTCGGTTGCGTTGCGGACAACGAGATAGCCACGCGACTGTGCCTGCTGGCACAGGGTCTTACCCTTAAATTTCCCAGCGGCAGCGGTCCCCGCGAAGGTCGCAGCGCAGCCACCCAGAACAACATCCGCCCGCGCTTCGAGCAAATGTTCGGCGATCGATCCGCTTCCACCCTTCTCGAGGGCATTGGCCGGGCACTGCTTCGTCGTTGCGACTGGGCCATAGCATTTGCGATACGTCACGCTGGCGAGCTGCGCCGCAGGCGTGGGGGAGCGGGCACACTAAATCACGGGCATTGAGCGCCCATGCTGGTCGCGCGATACGGCGGTCGCGATGGAGATATCGCCAACCACGTTGACCATGGTACGGAACATGTCGAGCAGCCGGTCCACGCCGACCACCAAGCCAATCCCCTCGGGCGGCAGGCCGGTGATCGCGAGAACGGCGGCAACGGTGGGAAGCGATCCGGCGGGGACCCCAATCGTACCCATTCCCGCCAGCGCGGCCACCACCAGCACCACGCCCTGCTTGCCGAGCGAGAGGTCCATTCCGAAGAACTGGGCGATGAACAGCACGGTCACAGCGGTGTAGATCGCGGTGCCGCCCTGATTCGCGATGGTGCCGATGCCGAGGACGAGGCGCGCCGCGCGGGGCGGCAGGTGCAGGTCGAATTCGGCAGCCTTCAGCGCGCTGGGCAGAGTGGCGTTGGACGAAGAAGTGCAGAAGGCGATGACTGCCGGCTCCTGCACTCCGCGCAGGAACGCCGCCGGGGTCACCCCGCCGCGCATCCACACGACCGCGAAGAAGGTCAGCATCACCTGCAGCATCAGCGCCGCCACCACCACGCCGACATAGGCGCTGAGGTAGAGCAGCAGGTGCCAGCCGAACACCAGTGTCAGGTCGAACATGAAGGCGGCGACCGCGACCGGCGCCAGCCGTGCGACATAGCCGAGTACATGCATTCCAGCATCGAACACCCGCTCACTGGTGGCGAGCACGTGGCCGCTGCGGCGGGTGCGCAAGAAAGTCAGGGTCATGCCGACGAGCACCGAGGCGATGATGACGATCATGATCGGCCGTTCCACGGCGGCGTAGGAGAACAGCGCGCCGAAGCCTCTCGGCGGTGCGGAAGAGTGACCTGCCGCGAGGAGTTGCTGGCCGATCTCGGCTGGCACCACGTCGCCAGGGCGGAACAGGTTGACCATGGCCAGCCCGATCAGCGCCGCCGCGACCGAGGCCGCCAGCATGTGCGCCAGCGTGGAGAGCAGCAGTCGCCGCATTCCCGCCATGTTGCGCACCCGCGCGATGCCGCTGACGATGGCCGACACCAGCAGCGGCACGATCAGCAGGAACAGCGCGAAGAGGAACGCCTGCTCCACCGGCTTCACCACCCAGCGCATCAGCAGCATGGTCGCGGGGGAGTCGCTGGCGAACAGCCCGGCCAGCGTGCCGCCGCCCATGCCGAGCAGGAAACCCGCCAGCAGCCGCACCTGCAGATGAGGGCGCAGACGCCTGCGCGCATGGCCGGCGGAAGGGGGGAGAGGCGGGGGGGCAGTCTCGATCATCGCAGTGACCGAACGAAAGGATTTGCGGACATCGGTGATCCTGTTGCCGTGCCCGAAGGCGCCTGGCTCATGATGAGGGTTCTGCCGCGAGAACCCTGTCAGCAAGCTGTCGCGAGCGCGAATTGTTGCGCTTCCGATTGGGCTTGGGTGATGTGCTCGTCGTTCCGGTCGTCAGGGCTCGGCGGCGCGGCGAAGTCGATGCTGGCGAGCACGCCGCGACCATCCGTGCCGGGCTCCAGCCGGACTTCTGCGCCCATGCGTTCGGCTAGCGCGCGGACGATCGACAAACCGAGGCCGCTGCCGCCAGCATCGCTTTCGCTGCGGGCGCGGTAGAAGCGTTCGAACACCCGTTCGCGGTCCTGCGGGGCGATGCCAGGGCCGTCGTCCTCCACTTCGATGCACGCACGTCCGGCGCGGTGCAGCACCCGCACGGTGACGGTGCCGCCGGGGCGGTTGTAGCGCACCGCGTTGTCGAACAGGTTGCCGATCATCTCGGCGGCCAGGATCGGGTGGCCGCTGGCGAGAACGGGGCCGTGATCCGGCGCCTCGAAACCGATGTCGAGGCCGTCCGAGCCCGGCTGGTCGATGCGCGAGGCCACGAGGTCGGCGGCGACGGCAGCAAGGTCGAAAGTGGCGTCCTCGGCTATGCCCTGCTCCTCGGTCCGGGCGAGGGCGATCAGTTGCAGCAGCAGCCGTTCGAGCGAGAGCACCGCGTTGCCGATGTCTTCCAGCGCCGCCGCGCCGCGTGGGGAGGCGGGGCCGTAGCGCTCCAGCACGTCGAGATGGACGCGCACCACGGCGAGCGGCGTGCGCATCTGGTGCGAGGCATTGGCGGTGAACTGCTTGAGCGAATCCACCGCGCGCTCGGTGCGGGCGAGCAGGGCATTGAACGACCCGGCCAGCAGCCGCGCCTCGCGCGGGGCGTCCTCCTCCAGCGCGAGGCGGAACTGCGGCGGCGGCTCGCGGCGGGCGGTCTCGATCTGCCCGGTGAGTGAGGCGAAGGGCCTGAGGCCCCAGGTGATGGCCCAGTAGAACAGCAGCACCGCCGTCATCGCGATCAGCACGCCCGCGCCCAGCACGCGCAGGAAGTAGGTCTGCTGGTAGGCCCAGCGATCATCCACGAAGTCGGCCACCTGCACCACCACCGCGTGGCCGTTGCGGTGGAGACGGCGGATCTCGGTGGCGATGCGCACCGGCTTGCCGCCCAGCGTGCTGTCGCGCAAGTACCCGGGCTGGATCACGCCGTCGGCATCGCGCGGGTCAACGTAGCCGCCGGTCAGCGGAGTATTGCGGTAGGTGCGCGGGAAGCTGGCGGCGGGCAGGCGCTGCGTGGTGCGGCCGGTGCGCGTGTCGTACAGCGGCGGCGGGACGAGGCCGCGCTCGCCCGCGATCAGCTCCGTGCCGTCCCAGATGCTGTAGTGCGTGACGGGCGCGGAGCGGCGCTGGAGCAGATGGACGGCCAGCGGCAGCACCTTGTCGCGCACGGCGTCCTCGGTATCGGCGGCGCGGCTGAGCAGACGCACCGAACCGACGAGGATGCGGTCGGAGGTCGCCGCGCCGGAGCGCTGGATCATCCAGCACGTAATGCCGCCGAAGGTCACCGCCAGCGCCAGCAGCGGCACCATCACCGCAGCGGTCAGGCGCGATCGCAGAGAGGCCATCAGGTCTCCAGCATGTAGCCGAGGCCCCGGATGGTGCGGATCGTCGGCCCATCCGGCATCAGCTTGCGGCGCAGGCGGCCGACGTAGACCTCCAGCGCATTAGGGGCGACGGCGTCGGCGAAGTTGAACACCTCGGAATTGAGGCGCTGCTTGGTCACGACTTTGCCGGGTCGGCCCATCAGCGTCTCCAGCACCGCCATTTCCCGGCGCCGCAAGTCGAGCACCGAGCGCTTGAGTTCGACGACGCGGGTGGAGCGATCGAGGCTGAGGTCGCCGACGCGCAGCACCGGGTCGGCAGTACCCTGGCTGCGCCGGATCAGCGCGCGCAGCCGCGATTCCAGCTCGCGCGGGTGGAAGGGCTTGGAGAGGTAGTCGTCGCCCCCCCGGTCGAGCCCGGCGATACGGTCGGACACCGCATCGCGCGCGGTCAGGATCAGCACCGGCGTCGAGTCGCCGCCCCTGCGCAGCGTTTGGAGAACTTCCAGCCCGTCGATGTCCGGCAGCCCGAGATCGAGGATCACGGCATTGTAGGTTTCGGCGGCGAGAACGTCGAGCGCCTCCTCGCCGCTCCCGACGACGTCGACGACGAAGCCGCCCGCGCTCATCGAGGCTTCCATGCCGCGCGCCAAGCGCTCGTCGTCTTCCACGATCAGTATCCGCAACAACTCACTCCCTCACACGAGTTGCGGCATCCTCTTGTCCCTGTTCGGGCACTTTTCAGACGCCGTGAGGTGCCTTTGAGTGCCTTTGTGTATCGTTGAGTGCCGGCCCTGTCCCGGCGCAATTTCATGCCGTTTGATTCGGCAGTCTGTGAATGGAACCTGTCATCAACCTGTCGCGCCGGGCAAGATTCTTTTTGGAAAAGGGCGTGGCAGTGACAGCTTCGTGACAGGTGAAGGCCCGCAGCTTTCGTGTGTCGGGAGGGGAAACCTCGACAACGAACCGGGTCCAATCCGCAGCGCGCAGGAGATCGCCAAGGCATCGGCGGCATCGCGGGCGGA carries:
- a CDS encoding ATP-binding protein; this encodes MASLRSRLTAAVMVPLLALAVTFGGITCWMIQRSGAATSDRILVGSVRLLSRAADTEDAVRDKVLPLAVHLLQRRSAPVTHYSIWDGTELIAGERGLVPPPLYDTRTGRTTQRLPAASFPRTYRNTPLTGGYVDPRDADGVIQPGYLRDSTLGGKPVRIATEIRRLHRNGHAVVVQVADFVDDRWAYQQTYFLRVLGAGVLIAMTAVLLFYWAITWGLRPFASLTGQIETARREPPPQFRLALEEDAPREARLLAGSFNALLARTERAVDSLKQFTANASHQMRTPLAVVRVHLDVLERYGPASPRGAAALEDIGNAVLSLERLLLQLIALARTEEQGIAEDATFDLAAVAADLVASRIDQPGSDGLDIGFEAPDHGPVLASGHPILAAEMIGNLFDNAVRYNRPGGTVTVRVLHRAGRACIEVEDDGPGIAPQDRERVFERFYRARSESDAGGSGLGLSIVRALAERMGAEVRLEPGTDGRGVLASIDFAAPPSPDDRNDEHITQAQSEAQQFALATAC
- a CDS encoding dicarboxylate/amino acid:cation symporter gives rise to the protein MIETAPPPLPPSAGHARRRLRPHLQVRLLAGFLLGMGGGTLAGLFASDSPATMLLMRWVVKPVEQAFLFALFLLIVPLLVSAIVSGIARVRNMAGMRRLLLSTLAHMLAASVAAALIGLAMVNLFRPGDVVPAEIGQQLLAAGHSSAPPRGFGALFSYAAVERPIMIVIIASVLVGMTLTFLRTRRSGHVLATSERVFDAGMHVLGYVARLAPVAVAAFMFDLTLVFGWHLLLYLSAYVGVVVAALMLQVMLTFFAVVWMRGGVTPAAFLRGVQEPAVIAFCTSSSNATLPSALKAAEFDLHLPPRAARLVLGIGTIANQGGTAIYTAVTVLFIAQFFGMDLSLGKQGVVLVVAALAGMGTIGVPAGSLPTVAAVLAITGLPPEGIGLVVGVDRLLDMFRTMVNVVGDISIATAVSRDQHGRSMPVI
- a CDS encoding response regulator, coding for MRILIVEDDERLARGMEASMSAGGFVVDVVGSGEEALDVLAAETYNAVILDLGLPDIDGLEVLQTLRRGGDSTPVLILTARDAVSDRIAGLDRGGDDYLSKPFHPRELESRLRALIRRSQGTADPVLRVGDLSLDRSTRVVELKRSVLDLRRREMAVLETLMGRPGKVVTKQRLNSEVFNFADAVAPNALEVYVGRLRRKLMPDGPTIRTIRGLGYMLET